The sequence ttttccaattcgactagcttatcccatgctatgcaagacgctatgtcttggagaggatgggttttgaagaccatgaaagtatggaaacaaagaaaattcttctaaggacccatcatggtgtggattttgaagtaaagttgtacaattctgagagtgtaacccattttggttgcaaaaattgggaagcactttgcaagatgtatggttttgatgagggtatgcttgtcaccatggatcttggtgatcctaaaatcgagcaagacaatattgacatttgggtccttgttgatacgcttccaattcttcccccatgtgagcttctcaaacatagttattaagtaatttatattttttatttcaaaatagttgacagcttatttccattgatagcttattttcattcttcaaagaatgtgcggaagatggcagacaaaacccactacaccaatggctccgaattaacttataaggagaaaaatcatctgatcgcattttgtactgatcttgagaattacaatatctacaatcgaactcctcaacattatggtcaatacgtgccactagtgcacgtgttgaactacggtaactaccatggagataccctggtaagattttttactattacgacatccgtgcatcttttgcatacttctaaaactagtacatcattgctaactacgaagttattactatgtttttcaacagataatcccgaatgattgtgtgcctcatctaatgtatacgcatggtcgccttgatgttttaaacatacaaccaggtcatcctacgaatcttaactgtccataccggatttctaaaagaagtggagacatgacaatcacagaatggaaaaaaatgtatggacagtcgtaaggaggttcttggaagcaaaaggaagcgaagcgcaagaattggagacatgatgatctccattctccataatggagagtcagggtctatattgttttatgctattttaccttaagggtatttaggtcctacctgatactgatgatcatgtgctaagaacaattaagtagggttggttcgatgactatgaggatgatgattgtatgacttgttattaataacgagtagaagttgtatgatgatgcatgattagtaggacttgttattatatatgatgatgcatgatgcgagcatgaagagttattatatatcagcgggtgaaatgagcatagcagtagcgttggtaaaccaagcacgaagatataagagaggacagttctctctattagctagctaataacaacctaaattaacccccaaaacccctaaaccagccccttaaaaaaaacctcagctccagccagctgctgacgtgtggatgccttttggtcccggtttatgtcaccaaccgggaccaaaggcccccctggctaggctggccgcagcggccacgtggaggcccatctgttccggttcgtgttagaatcaggattaaaggccaagggcattagtaccgaccttttagtcccggttcttaaaccgggatagaaggcccttacgaaccgggacaaatggccctttttctactagtgtaacatATCTACCAACAATGATCAGGATAGGTCAGTGTATTAGGGTATGATTCATGAAGCCAAATCTTTTATGCTCACTAGAaaatcttgtattactcatattagGAGATGTTGGAACAATGTAACTGGGTTGCCATGAAGGGGAATGACTAGATTGATCCATACTTCCCCACTTTTAAGGGTGTTACACTGGGTGATCCCTTATCCCCTTTATTGTTAAATATCATTGTTGATGGGCTTGCCATGTTGGTTAAGAAAATAGGAAGGCAGCGTTTGATTAGTGCTATGGTTCCCAACTTGGTGGATGACAGTTTAGCACTACTTCAATATGTTGATGATACCATCTTCCTCCTAGAATATAACCCGGAGAATGCTAGAAACTTAAAGACCATCCTCTATATTTTTAATAAGTCTCTAGTCTAAAGATAAACTTTTATAGGAGTGATTTTATTGTTTGGGAGAAGTTTTTAGTAGATACTCACTTGCAATGCTAAATCGTTTCTTATAAAATATCTTGGTTTGAGATTGGATGCTAAGAGATTAAGCAATTCTCAACAGAACCATGTTGTGTGAAAAGTTGGAAAGAGGATGGCTGGATGGAAAGaaaatttgttatttattgtggaTAGAGTTCCTTTAGTGAACCCCTATATTATTCGCATTCATGTGTTCATGCTTTGTTTCCTGGAAGCTCCCAATGGAATACTTAAGAATCTTGATACCTGCAAAGCAAGGATGGTTGGGTAGGAAAGTAATGATAAAAATAAATATCATTTGGTTAACTGACCCACTATATGTATGCCGAAAAGTTGTGGTGGATTGGGTGTGTGGAGCTATAAGTGATGAATTAACGCTTGCTAACCAAGTGTCTTTGGAAGTTAGAGAATACTGATGGGTTGTGGCAATAATTGCTATCCAAGAAATATTCGAGTAGGAAATCCTTATCCAACCGAACAAAGGGTACTGGATGATCAGACTTTTTGCAAAGCTTGGTGAATGTTAACCATACATTCCAATAATTTACTAAAAGGATTTTAGGAGATGGGGCCAAAATAATGTTTTTGGAAGATGTGTGACAAAAGATTTATTTCCTAGATTTTACACCCTGGCATTTAAAAAAAATGGTGTTCATCAGATATGTCAAAATTGAGGGTTTTGAGGTTATCCAATTTAGAAGAAACATACATGGTGAACTGATGCCCAATGATAATTGAAGCATCTAGTGGATTCAGTTGAAGGATTCCAAAGCTCGAGTCATATGGCCTTTCAATAGCAAGAATAAGTTTGTGGTGAAATATTTATACTTGCATATGAGAACTTCTAGATTAGTTGGATACAGATCAATCTGGAAGCTTGAAATACCTGATAAAATAAAGATCCTCATGTGGTTGATGCTCATGAGTAATATATTGACCAAGGATAGTCTGTTGAGAAGAGGCTGGACTAGGAATGATCAATGCCATTTATGTTCCAAGCTAGATTAAAATATGTGTTTTCTCCTTTATACAACCATCTTGACACAAGTTTTGGGAGAGAGTTAATCATCTATGATGACTTGTGCTTTCACACTTCTTAGACCTCGAGAGAGAATCAGAGATTTGGTGGGGGATTGGATTAAAATCTTCccaataaatcatagaaaagtggttgtgtgtgtgtggggggggggggggttcacctTCAGCTGGACTATATGGAAAAACTAGAAATGTGGCTTGTTATGATAGAAATTTTCATGATGACCATGCCGCAGTGGTATATAGTTTATTCTATTGTCTTAAGAGGCGTGGTAGTTTGTagaaaaaacaagatcaaagaAGAACTGAGCTTTgtgtgaagaagatcaagaaggtgCTTGAGGAGATTTTTGCCAAGAGTCATGGATGCAATCCTCTAAACAGAAGAATTGTCATGGTCTAACTGAAAATTTCATGGCCTAGCTTCTACCCCTCCCGAGGTAGCTTCTTTGATATATCTGCACATCTGCTAGTTCCTTCTTATTAGGTGTTACTTTTGATGGTCTGAAAAATAATTGCATGTCTTGAGATATGGCAGTTTCTACCCTGTGAGGCATGCATGTCCTTTCAATTGTATTGTTGGTAGTTTATTTTCACTTTTGAACTTTGTAGAACCTTGTGACGGTTTAATTAATGGAAATCGACGAGGGGGCTCGTCGTATCAAAAGAAATAAAGAACAATGTAAGCCACCACTTGGCATCTTATGCTCGACTAGAAACTCGCACAACGGTCTGGCTCCATTTTGGTCCAGGTGATGTGGAGGATCTATGTAGAGCTGATTGTACCCCCAATTGATGAGTAAAACAatagtttttgcaaaaaaatattgTTAAAATTGTGACTCAGTTTAACCTTAAAAGGTTACATATGTACCCCACAAATAAAAAGtttacatactccctctgtcccaaccCAAAACAAATGTCAataatttagtacaaagttgtactaaatcaatgacccttattttgggacggagggatgctacttcttgagcttgcgttgctttttcccttgaagagaaaagggtgatccagcaaagtagagaaaagtatttccctcagttagagaaccaaggtatcaatccagtaggaggtataagcaagtccccaatctatgcacctgcacaaacaatcaaacacttgcacccaatgcgataaaggggttgtcaatcccttcacgatcaattgcaaaggtgagatctgatagagataggtataaaagattgctagaacataaaacaaaataaaagtaaataaattacagaaaggtatttttggtttatagatctgaaaatatataacggaaaatagacctgggggcataggtttcactagaggcttctctcttgaaggaaaataatacggtgggtgaacaaattactgttgagcaattgatagaaaagcgcaaagttatgacgatatgcaaggcaatgattatgcatataggcatcacgtccgtgtcaactagaccgaaacaattctgcatctactactattactccacacattgaccgactcctgcctgcatgtagagtattaagttcataagaacagagtaacgcattaagtaagatgacatgatgtataaactcaagtaatatgatgaaaactccatcttgttatcctcgatggcaacaatgcaatatgtgtctcactacccctactttgtcactgggtgaaatcacgcaagattgaacccaaacctaagcacctttcccactacaagaaatatcaatgtagttggccaaaccaaaccaataattcgaagataaatacaaaggtatcaaatcatgcatataagaattcagagaagattcagataatattcatagataagctgatcataaatccacaattcattggatctcgacaaacacaccgcaaaagaggattacaccagatagatctccaagaacatcgaggagaacattgtattgaagatcaaagagagagaagaagccatctagctactagctatggacccgtaggtctgtggtaaactactcacgcttcatcggaagggcaatatggttgatgtagatgccctccgtgatcgattccccctccgacagtgACAACGccatatacctagggtagggtcataggcctgacctatacgccccatccaaggtcactaccctagaagcaaagacattCAAAGCACAACAGAAAGTATCAACTGAAGCCACcgagtgcaatccactcaaccagtcacctcactcggatacccccacTTCACTCGACTTGAATGGAGTCATTCGACCATACATGAATCCACTCAGAGTACAAAAGACCTGGAGTCACTCAGGAtgacaacggtcaggcgttcactctgtagtctttaagatcattgaatacactttatagctggcgttaccagtaacgccctgtcttaaactcttaatgtacattgaacccctgtaacggaggtgggctggggtcctggcgcactctatataagccagccccctcctctgggacaagggttcgcatcccttgtaacacacacccatattccagtcgaccgcctcagggcactgagacgtagggcttttacctcctctgagaggggcctgaactcgtaaactcgtgtgtacaacctcgccgtagctagggccttgcctcctcatacgtaccccctattcttactgccagacttagtaccacgacagttggcgcccacagtggggcaaagcgtcttagcgacttccggcgaggttgcattttctccgatcttcatcaacatggtttccggcggtggtttgGTCATGGGCCACGAGTTCTGACTCGGCGCGCTcactttcgtcgccgacgactccgcttggctccaggaagcccccctcgatgtcgaggctcTCCCGATCCGTGGTTCATCGCACTTCCGCGCGAGTGCCTGCGGCGTCCTCCTTCGGCAGTCGTCGACCTCGGTCGACCCTCACGTCACTTCTCACTCCGCTGGACGCCGCCGCAAGCAATTTGGTCGTTCGCGGCTCCAggggtgggtgaagcatgcggtggctcgtcaGACTGCCATCCCCAAGTCGCGGAAATCGATCTCGTCGAGTTTCGCTGCGGTTCAGTCGACCTGTTGACTGATTCTGCAGAAAGGTTTTCTGAGAGCGGGAGCTGTGACCCCGCGGCAGAAGTTCTCATGGTCGATACCCGTCGTAGCCCACCTGGGTTTCGCTGTAGCGGCGGCGATGGTGAGGGCGATGGCCCGTCGTTCGGCCACGAAGAGTACCAACCTCAACCTCTTAActcacagcagagggaagagctgcaccgccgcaacgtggaggccctccagacccccatcataggggagACCGccaaggctcgggccttggaggcagtgCGCCTGGCCACGCTGGCTGAGCGCACAcgtttggagaatctccaacattctctcgacaaGCGTGCTCGTCAACTGATCGCCAAATCCAGTCGACGTCCATGACAGTTGTTTCCACCGGAAACTCAGATATCCCACACTTCGATCCAGAATCTTGCAGCTGATGCGCGTATCGCAGAGTCTATTCAGCCGCCCCGTCCAGAAGCTGGAAGAGGTTTGGAACAGATCAGAacgctgctccgagcagcaggagacctAAACTCCgtcgtttctcagtcgcggaacaggatccacagcGGATCGGTAAGGGCAGATACTGTTCAGTCGTCACACAGTCCTGGGTCGCCTTTGCGACGTGAAGATCGTGATCACCACCGAGATCGGcacctgggaagagctcatggagagtATGATCGTGAGTACGCCCGCGACAACCACCGTCGAGCGCCTTCGCCTCTTCCGAGGGATGGGTCGTACGCGCCCCAGCAGTATGATGACAGGCGACCGTATGGTAATGACCGTAGAGTCCCaatcgacccaagagagcctggcTTCGAGGCAAGGTTAGTCCTTGTTCAGGGTTTGGTCGTCCTTTGATCTTTCCTCACAACTAAAATTGCCACCAAATGACGTTCGCTTGCCACCCCTCTCCCAGCTGACGTTCGCTAGGTAATATTACCAAATAAAAACATATTTTCTTAAAAATGCACTTAATCACATGTCATTTATGATGATGGCCAAACATTACCCAGGTGCATAGCTAGACCACAAAGTCAAGAGCCAATCGTTCTAAACTCTGAGCCCACTAGACATTGTCCTTGTTAGGAATTGATCCAGACCAACTCATGTGGTTGGAGGAAAGCGAGTCACACCGTAAACCAAGACCCGATGGGCCCTCACTCACAAAGCCAACTCACAACAGCTCGACTAGTGTGTGCCAATGAGACTTATTTTGTTAAAAATGCACCGAAATTCCTGTGATATAGGCATCTCAAAGTTTCATAGTAGAACTAAGCTTATCCTTATTTATTTTTtgtcaaaaattctgaaacaatatCCAAGTTAGTACCAAATTTTGGTCATCTTACAAGCACCAAACTTTTTGTTATATATTTGGAAATGTAAAAATCATTGTATATATTCTAGTATTAGCaagtttatttacttttgttttgtATTGAGGGTGCTCGTGTGGTACATGATAATTAATTTGTGAGTGTAAAACCAACGGCTAAACCCTACACGGCCAGTGACGAGACGTAAGTGTGAACATGATAGCATTTACCCTGTAGCTCCTTTTGAAATGAGCATTTTTGGACCTTATGACCTTGTTACATTTTtatttaataatatggctgcatgcatcgattgataTAGAGAccgggggtattcctccttttcaAAAGAAAGCTCCTTTTGAAAGTAACCACAAGTTATTTTACATGAGCTGTTAATAAGTCCATTTTGTAAGGAGCTAATGAGTTGGTATATTTGCTATATCTCTAAACTTTCAAATTTTTTGTTGACAGGTTTTGAGATAGCTTACTGCTCGTGCCATATCATAATTTGCGCCAAACATTCGACATGTCTGTCCTTTTTCTCttcccatgtactccctccgttcctaaatatttgtctttattttaataagtgactacatacggagtaaaatgagtgaatctacattttaaaatatagctatatacattcgtatgtggtagtccatttgaaattttaaaaaagacaaatatttaggaacggaggtagtatcATCGTTCCAATTTTCAAACGAACTCAAAAAACTTGCCATGTACATCTAGATTTATTCAATTCCGCGGGCCTGATTTACAAACTACAAACAAAACTGTCCTACAATTAATCAAACTACGAAAAAAATAACCAATAGCTACCTCACAGCGCACAGGGCGATCACAAAACGCCGAAAAGAATGAATCACTGGAGGGAGGACACGGCGCGGGCGAGCCTGCAGGCGCCGATGGCCGGCCCGGCGGCCCTCCACGGCGCGCCCTCCTCCGCCTTCCACAGCCCGTCGTGGAAGTTGCGCGCGTAGCTTTCCGAGTCGTACCCGCATCCGGCCGCCACCCTCCTGCGGCCTCGCCAGCTCCTCCCCTGCGCCCGCACCAGCATGCCCCTCGCCGGCGCCCACCGCCCCCGCCGCGCGGCGCACAGCCGCGCCAGCCCGCGCCTCAGCGCCGCCCACGCCCCTAGCCCTCCTCCGCGGCGCCCGCTCCCGGCGCCGTGGCTGGACAGCCTCTCGTACGACGTGGCGCCCATGTCAACCGACCGACAGGACAGGAAGCCTTCCTCTCTCTGCGGCTCGCACGTAGGCGCACAGGAGCAATGGATGATGATGGGTGGTGGTGGCGTTG comes from Triticum aestivum cultivar Chinese Spring chromosome 5B, IWGSC CS RefSeq v2.1, whole genome shotgun sequence and encodes:
- the LOC123112420 gene encoding uncharacterized protein, with product MGATSYERLSSHGAGSGRRGGGLGAWAALRRGLARLCAARRGRWAPARGMLVRAQGRSWRGRRRVAAGCGYDSESYARNFHDGLWKAEEGAPWRAAGPAIGACRLARAVSSLQ